One Terriglobales bacterium genomic window carries:
- a CDS encoding glucose 1-dehydrogenase: MKAIAVFPGKADSVHLANLNKPSVNDIPDGRGVLVRVLRVGVDGTDKEISAAEYGIAPPNYDFLVLGHESFGQVEAVGENVTSLKPGDYAVAIVRRPGMSLYDRIGTFDMTTDDNYYERGISRLHGFLTEYYVDDAEYIVKIPQGLKHVGVLLEPFTVVEKGLAQAYEVQRRLKVWRPRRAAVMGAGTIGLLATLALRLRGVQVTTFSLAPKPNRNADLVEALGATYVSTKESGILEHTAKHGRYDLVFEATGFSPVVFESMQVLAKNGVLVLSSVTGGDRKVEVPADMINLEFVLGNRVMVGTVNANRDHFEAGVRDMAQAELEYPGWLPQLLTNPVKGLENYRSLFEALQHGNGAIKVYCEVGDM, from the coding sequence CCCGGCAAAGCAGACAGCGTTCACCTTGCCAATCTGAACAAGCCCTCGGTCAACGATATTCCCGACGGCCGCGGCGTGCTGGTGCGTGTGCTACGCGTTGGAGTAGATGGTACCGATAAGGAGATCAGCGCCGCGGAGTACGGCATCGCTCCTCCGAACTACGACTTCCTCGTGCTGGGGCATGAGAGCTTTGGCCAGGTCGAAGCCGTAGGCGAGAACGTCACCTCGCTGAAGCCGGGCGATTATGCCGTGGCGATCGTGAGGCGCCCCGGGATGAGCCTGTACGACCGGATCGGCACGTTCGACATGACGACCGACGACAACTACTACGAGCGCGGCATCAGCCGGCTGCACGGATTCCTGACGGAATACTACGTCGATGATGCCGAGTACATCGTCAAGATCCCGCAGGGGCTGAAGCACGTTGGCGTGTTGCTGGAACCGTTCACCGTCGTTGAAAAAGGACTGGCGCAGGCCTACGAAGTGCAGCGCCGGCTGAAGGTGTGGCGGCCCCGGCGTGCCGCCGTGATGGGCGCCGGGACCATCGGGCTACTCGCTACGCTGGCGTTGCGGCTGCGCGGTGTGCAGGTGACGACATTTTCCCTGGCCCCGAAACCGAACCGCAACGCCGATCTGGTGGAGGCGCTCGGAGCAACCTACGTTTCCACTAAGGAGTCCGGCATCCTTGAGCACACGGCCAAGCACGGCCGTTACGACCTGGTGTTCGAAGCTACCGGGTTTTCGCCCGTGGTTTTTGAGAGCATGCAGGTGCTGGCAAAGAATGGCGTGCTGGTGCTCTCCAGCGTCACCGGTGGCGACCGTAAAGTCGAAGTCCCGGCGGACATGATCAACCTGGAGTTCGTGCTCGGCAACCGCGTTATGGTCGGCACGGTGAACGCCAACCGCGACCACTTCGAAGCCGGCGTGCGCGACATGGCGCAGGCCGAGCTCGAGTATCCCGGCTGGCTGCCGCAGTTGCTCACGAATCCTGTGAAGGGCCTGGAGAATTACCGATCGCTCTTCGAAGCGCTGCAACACGGCAATGGCGCCATCAAGGTGTACTGCGAAGTTGGAGACATGTGA
- a CDS encoding NAD(P)/FAD-dependent oxidoreductase produces MSSPVKIVILGGGFGGLYVAMELEKTLARDPNVQITLINRENFFLFTPMLHEVAASDLDLTNIVSPIRKLLRRVHFFAGDVHAIDVERKQITVAHGFDHHTHTMDYDHLVIGLGSVTNFYGLPGLEQHALTMKSLGDAMHLRNRLIAHLEEADTECCADIRQPLLTFVVAGGGFAGVETIAGIHDFLHEALHAYPNLSEGDLRVVLVHPGEVILPELGEKLGRYAQRKLANRGVEILTNIKVTGVSDDGVELSDGTYIQSRTIIWTAGTSPNPLLRALPCMKERGRMLVDRTLGVPGHPGLWAIGDCALIPDGKGGFYPPTAQHALREARTLARNLMAAVRGERTMRNFSFNTIGQLAAIGRRTGVAQILGINFSGFVAWWLWRTIYLSKLPRLEKKLRVALDWTLDVLFSKDLVQFITIRAATVSHAEESSTPRADVLRQAG; encoded by the coding sequence ATGAGCAGTCCGGTCAAAATCGTGATCCTCGGCGGCGGCTTCGGAGGCCTTTACGTCGCCATGGAACTGGAAAAGACGCTCGCGCGCGATCCGAACGTGCAGATCACGCTCATCAACCGCGAGAACTTCTTCCTGTTCACGCCCATGTTGCACGAGGTTGCGGCCAGCGATCTGGACTTGACCAACATCGTCAGCCCGATACGGAAGCTGCTGCGCCGCGTTCATTTCTTCGCCGGTGATGTGCACGCCATTGACGTGGAACGCAAACAGATCACAGTGGCGCACGGCTTCGACCACCACACGCACACCATGGATTACGACCACCTGGTGATCGGCCTGGGTTCGGTAACGAACTTCTACGGCCTGCCCGGTCTGGAGCAGCACGCGCTCACCATGAAGTCGCTGGGCGATGCCATGCACCTTCGCAACCGGCTCATTGCACATCTGGAGGAAGCCGACACCGAGTGCTGCGCCGACATCCGCCAGCCGCTGCTCACGTTCGTCGTAGCAGGAGGAGGATTCGCCGGCGTCGAAACCATCGCCGGCATACATGACTTCCTGCACGAAGCGCTGCACGCCTATCCGAACTTGAGCGAAGGCGACCTGCGGGTCGTGCTGGTTCATCCCGGCGAGGTCATTCTGCCCGAACTGGGCGAGAAGCTTGGACGGTATGCGCAGAGGAAGCTGGCGAACCGCGGCGTCGAAATCCTGACCAACATCAAAGTCACAGGCGTATCCGATGATGGAGTGGAGCTCAGCGACGGCACCTATATCCAGTCGCGAACCATTATCTGGACCGCCGGTACCTCGCCGAATCCGCTGCTGCGCGCGTTGCCGTGCATGAAAGAGCGTGGACGCATGCTGGTGGACCGCACGCTGGGCGTTCCTGGACATCCGGGGCTCTGGGCGATCGGCGACTGCGCACTGATTCCTGACGGCAAGGGCGGCTTCTATCCGCCGACCGCGCAGCACGCGCTGCGGGAGGCCCGAACGCTGGCACGAAACCTGATGGCTGCCGTCCGCGGCGAACGGACGATGCGCAACTTTTCCTTCAACACAATCGGGCAACTGGCAGCCATTGGCCGCCGCACGGGGGTGGCGCAAATACTCGGCATCAATTTTTCCGGTTTTGTCGCGTGGTGGCTCTGGCGGACGATCTACCTGAGCAAGCTGCCGCGCTTGGAGAAGAAACTGCGCGTCGCGCTCGACTGGACGCTCGACGTACTCTTTAGCAAGGATTTGGTGCAGTTCATCACCATCCGCGCGGCAACGGTTTCGCATGCGGAAGAGTCTTCCACTCCGCGCGCCGACGTTCTGCGCCAGGCCGGATAG